The window CGTGCCAAGGATGAACAAAGGCACGGCGATCAGGTGCAGCACCAGGTTGGCCGGGTGGCGGTGATTGTGGTGGTAGCCGCGCCATTGCCAGGCGGGCAGGTTGGGCAGGCGTTTGCTCATGGGCATTTCCTCTCGGTCATGCCCAAAGCTTAGTGCGCCCCCCAGGCGGGGGCCAATCGAGGCTGGCTATGGTGACTATAGCTTGAGCTGGCCAATGGCCTTGTTCAGTTCACCGGCCAAGGTTGCCAGTTCGCTGCTGGTGGTTGCCGAGCCCACGGTCTGTTGCACGGTCTGTTCGGTGACATCGCGGATACTCACCACGGCGCGGTTCATTTCCTCGGCCACCTGGCTTTGCTGCTCGGCTGCCACGGCAATCTGGGTGTTGCTTTCGCGCATCTGCGCCACGGCACCGGTAATCTCGGCCAGTGCTTCGCCGGCCTCCTGGGCCTGGCGGACGCAGTCGTCGGCCTTGTACGAGCTCTCCTGCATGAACTCCACTGCATCCCGGGTGCCCGACTGCAGGGCCGAAACCATGGTGGTGATCTCGTCGGTGGAGTTTTGCACGCGCTTGGCCAGGTTGCGCACTTCATCGGCCACCACGGCAAAGCCGCGGCCCAGGTCGCCGGCGCGCGCTGCTTCGATGGCGGCATTGAGCGCCAGCAGGTTGGTCTGCTCGGCGATGCTGTGGATCACACTGACCACGCCATTGATCTTCTGACTGTCTTCGGCCAGTTGACGAATCATCTCGGCAGTCTGCTGCACGCCGCTGGACAGCCCGGAGATCGAGTCCTGTACCCGGCTGACCACCTCCTGGCCGCTACCGGCCAGGGCGTCGGCTGTTTGTGACAGGTCACGGGTGGCGCCGGCATGCTGGGCGATGTGGTGCACCGTTGCTGACATTTCGTTGATGGCGGTAGCGGCCTGGTCGGTCTCGCTCTGCTGGCCGAGCATGCCGTGGCGCACGTCGCTCATGCTCGCGGCCAGGCGCGCGGCACCGGAGTCCAGTTGCGCAGCGGTGTGGGCGACAGTACTGACCACGCGGTGGTAGGTCGCCTGCATGGCATTGAAGGCCCCGGCCATCTGGCCGACCTCGTCACCACAGGCCAACGGCACGCGGGCCGACAGGTCGCCAGTCTTTTCCACGTGCAGCATCACATCCTTGAGGGTGTTGAGCTGGCTGAGCAGGAAGCGGATCAGCAACTGCGAGGCGCCGAGCATGGCCAGCATCAGGATCAGTACGCATACCGCGTAGTTGCTGAATCGGTCGAAGAACACCTGGCGCAGGCTTGGCGACTGGGCCAGCACGGCCATTTGCTGATCACCGTTGCGCAGTACCTGCGCGCCCTGTAGCGGGTTGTTGCCCAAGAGCCGGGCGGCAGGCAGTTCGACCCAGCCTTGGGCATTGCGCAGGGCCTCCAGGGGTTCGCCCGCGAAGGTGGGCGTTTGCCCGGGCGACCAGCTGATGACATTGGCCGGGCGGGGTAGCGGCTGGCCGGCCGGCCAGGCAGCAAGCAGTTGCGCCTGCGCGGCCGCCTGGGCCTGCGCGGCCTCGGCGCGGGCGCGCTGCTCCAGGTGCACGGCATAGAGCACCAGCAGCAAGGTCGTGACAAAGGCCACCGCGTTGACGGCCCAGAACTTGTACTTCAGGGAAACATTGCTAAGCCAGGCACCCATGGGCAGGTCTTCTCTGAGTTGAGCGGGAACAATATTGGCAAGGTGCCATCATTGTGCCTGCGCAAGCCAGGGCCTTTCTTGATGTGTATCAAGAAAATTCCGCCGCAAGTACTGCCGCGCTTTTGTAGGAGCGGCCTTGTGTCGCGATAGGGGTGCGAAGCGCCCCCAGGTTTTCAGCTTCAGCGGATAGATTGCCGGGGCCGCGTTGCGGCCCTTTCGCGACACAAGGCCGCTCCTACAGGAGAACGCGTCGGGTTCAGGGGAGTTGGAAAAACGCCCGCGCCGTTGCCGTGGTATGTGCCGCCGTATGTTCGGTCGACTCACCCCGGTGCAAGGCCACTTCACGCAACACCTCTGGCAGGAACGCTGGTTCGTTGCGCCCGTTCTTCGGCTTGGGCCGCAGGCTGCGCGGCAGCAGGTAAGGCGCATCGCTCTCCAGCATCAGCCGCCCCTCGGCAATGTTGCCCACCAGCGGATGCAGATGGGTGCCACGGCGTTCGTCGCAGATCCAGCCGGTAATACCGATGTGCAGGTCCATGTCCAGGTAGGCGAACAGCGCGTCGCGCTCGCCGGTAAAGCAGTGCACCACTGCGCCGGTCAGGTGGTCGCGGTAATCCTTGAGGATCGCCAGCAGGCGTTCGCTGGCGTCGCGTTCGTGCAGGAACACCGGCAGACGCAGCTCGGCAGCCAGTGCCAGTTGTGCCTCCAGGGCTTTTTCCTGCAGCGGGCGAGGGGAGAAGTCGCGGTTGAAGTCCAGGCCGCATTCACCCACGGCGCGTACACGTGGTTCACTCAACAGCTGGCGCAACTGGCGCTCGCTGCCGGCATCCCAGGTTTTGGCATCATGAGGGTGTACGCCTGCCGTGGCGAACAGGTGCGCGCCGCTCGCATCCAGTTGCTGGCACAGCTCCAGCGCCTGTTCGCTGACCGCCAGGCTGGTGCCCGTCAGCACCATCTGCGTGACCCCGGCCTCAAGGGCGCGCTCGACGATTGCCGCCTGCTGGTCGTGGAAACTGCTGTTGGTCAGGTTGACGCCGATATCGATCAGTTGCATGGTGCTATCTCGTGCCGCGGGGCGGCCAGCATAGCAAAAACCGTGTTTTTCTGAAAAAACCAAGAACTTCATGCTGTTGCCGTGGTCTTTTGCCGTCATTTCTCTCTTGGCGGTGCAACCCCATGGATGCCGCTCACCGACCACGGACACGTTTTCGCATGCAGCGATGCTGGCTCATTTTCCTGCTGATGCTTGGGCTGACCTTGACCGGGCCTGCCCACGCGCGCGTGCCGGGACCGCAGCAGAACATCGCGCCGGCCAAGGTCCGTGACCTGCAACAGATTCGCACCAGCCAGGTGCTGCGGGTGCTGGTCAACCAGAGCCGCAACAGCTCCGGTGAGGTCAAGGGCGAGCCGGTCGGCATCGAATACTATCGCTTGCGTGCCCTGGAGCATTACCTCAATGCCCGCGCCGCCGACGGCCAGGAGATCCAGCTCAAGCTGATCCCGCGGGCCAAGGAGCAGTTGCTGGGCGCCCTGGCCCGTGGCGAGGGCGACCTGGCCGCGCCGGGCGAGCTGCTCGACCCCGCCGTGGTGCGCGGGGTCAGCAGCAGCGCACCAGTGCTCGACCAGGTGCCGCTGCTGCTGGTGGGGCGCAAGGGCGAGCGCAGTTTCAGCCATGTCGAGCAGTTGTCCGGGCGTACCGTGGCCCTGACCAGCGCCAGCGCGGCCGGCCCTTTGATCCAGCAGGTCAACCAGCAGCTGGCGCTGCGCAAGCGCGCGCCGATCAAGGTGGAGTGGGTCGACTCGACCTTGGCGGTGGAGGATGTGCTGGAAATGGTCCAGGCCGGCATCTATCACCTGACCGTGGTCGAGCAGCCGATCGCCCGGCGCTGGGCCCGGGTGATGCCGCGCCTGCGCCTGGACAGCCGCGTAAAACTGGGGGCGCCGCAAGCCATGCGTTGGTATGTGAGGCCCGATGCGCCGCAGTTGCAGGCCACGGTCGATCGCTTTCTGCAGGGCTACCGCGCACCGGACAACCAGGACGCCGCGTTCGAGCGCATCTACCGCCGCCAGTACCGGGTGCACGACCCCTTGGCCAGCAAGAATCGCCAGCGCCTGACCGCACTGCGGGCGGTGCTGCAGAAACACGGTGAGGCGCAGCAGATCGACTGGCTCAACCTGGCCGCGCTGGCCTTCAAGGAGTCGACGCTCAACCCGGCAGCGCGCGGCACCGGAGGGGCCCATGGCCTGATGCAGATCACCCCTTCGGCGGCGCAGCGCGTGGGGGTGAGCAACACCGCCACGGTGGATGGCAATGTCCAGGCCAGCGCCCGTTACCTGGCGCTGATCCGGCGCAAGTTCTTTGCCAGCGCCAAGATCAACGAGCGCGAGCGCATGGCCTTCGTGCTGGCGGCCTACAACCTGGGCCCCGAGCGCGTCCAGGCCATGCGCGCGGAAGCGCGCCGGCGCGGGCTGAATGGCGACCAGTGGTTTTTCCAGACCGAACGCATCGCCATGGAGCAGGTGGGCATGGGGCCAGTCAACTTCGTCAATAGCGTCAACAAGTACTTTGTAGCGTTCAACCGGGAGCGTGCCGCGCTGGAGCGTGTGGCTAAACGCTGACAAATCGATATTGTCGATTGTTTTGTTGGGTTTTTTGCGATTTTCATATCTATCGAATCGATTATGATGGCGCCCATCCCAACACAACTTTCCCGCTTCAAGGAGTCTTCGACATGAACAACGCTACCCTCAACGCTCTGTTCTCCACCCGCGCCGGCGCTGGCCTGAGCGTCATCCGTATCCTGGTCGGCATCATCTTCATTGCGCATGGTGCGCAGAAACTGTTTGGCATGTTCGGCGGCTATGGCCTGGAAGGCACTGGCCAGTGGATGGAGAGCATCGGCCTGGCCCCGGGTTACCTGATGGCCCTGCTGTCCGGTAGTGCCGAGTTCTTCGGCGGCCTGGCGCTGGTGATCGGCCTGCTGGCCCGCCCGGCGGCCCTGGTGCTGGCGGTGACCCTGGTGGTGGCGATCCTCTCGGTGCACATCGGCAACGGCCTGTTCATGTCCAACAACGGCTATGAGTTCGGCCTGGCCCTGCTGGCTGGCACCGTCGCGGTGCTGATCGAAGGCGCTGGCCGCTTCTCGCTGGACCGCCTGATCGCCCGCTGATACACCGCAAATGCCAAGATACAAGCCTCAGGCCGATCACTTTCGGCTTGAGGCTTGTATCTTGCCGCTTGTAGCTCTAGCATACCGTCTGCGCCGATTTAAACAGCTACTTGCGGGGCGCAGGAAAGCCCCTCTCCGGGTCATCCGAAATACCGCTAAAGCGCTGGTTCGGTGACGCCTCCCACCGCTGCCCAGCGGGATTCGCGAGGCGGAGAGAAGCTCCATGAGTTGCCCACGTACCAGTGTCTGTTTGAGCCCCTTGCCTGCCAGCCAGGCGTCCCGCACACCGCGCATCCTGCTCGGCGGCCAGCATCAACCCACTCTTTTGCGTCACCTTGAAGGCCTGTCCAGGCGCAAGGGCCAGGCGCGGGCCTTTCTGATCCAGTTTGCCGATAGCGGCTGTCACCTCGCGCAGTATGGCAATGACCGTTTCGACCTGGCCGTGATCCAGGCCCCGGCGCCGGACGAAACCGCAGATATCATCGGCCACCTCACCCGTATCGCGCGTCAAGGCTTGATTACCCGCCGCTGAGGAGCGCGCTGTTGAGTACCAATATCATCACCACGGAAGGCCATGAGGCGCTGAAGAAAGAACTGGACCACCTGTGGCGGGTGTACCGCCCGGAGATTACCCAGAAGGTTACCTGGGCGGCCTCGCTGGGCGACCGCAGCGAGAATGCCGACTACCAGTACAACAAGAAGCTGCTGCGCGAGATCGACCGCCGGGTGCGTTACCTGCGCAAGCGTCTTGAAGATGTGAAGGTGGTGGCCTACTCGCCGCAGCAGGAGGGCAAGGTGTTTTTCGGTGCCTGGGTGGAGATTGAGAACGACGAGGGCGAGACCATGAAGTTTCGCATTGTCGGGTATGACGAGATCTATGGGCGCAATGACTACATCTCGATCGACTCGCCCATGGCTCGCGCCTTGCTGAAGAAGGAGGAGGGTGATGAGGTGGTGGTGCACACACCTACCGGTGAAGCGACCTGGTATGTAAACAACATCAGCTACGGGCAGTGATCTGATATTGCCTGTTATGGCCCTATCGCCGGCAAGCCAGCTCCCACAGGGATAGCGCATGCCTCGAGGCCGATGCGGTCGAGGTGGGAGCTGGCTTGCCGGCGATAGGGCCCTGACAGGTAAGTCTCACCCTTCCCGCAAGACCGCCAACGGGCTGGCATTCAACGCCCGCCGCGTCCCCAGCACCCCCGCCCCACCTACCAGCAGCGCCCCTGCCAGGGGCAACAGCAGCAACCATACATGCGGGCTCCATTGCAGGTCGAAGGCATAGCGGTACAGCACCAGGGTAATCAGCTCGCACCCGAACGCCGCCAGCAAGCCGCTGGCCGCACCCAGCAAGCCGAACTCGATCCGCCGCGCCTTGACCAGCAATGGCCGCGCTGCGCCCAGCGCACGCAGCAAGGCGCCCTGGCGGATGCGCTCGTCCAGCGTTGCCTGCAAGCCAGCGAACAGCACCGCCAGCCCGGCTGCCAGCACGAACAGCAACACATACTCGACCGCCAGGGTCACCTGGGCGAGGATGCTGCGCAGCTGATCGAGCAAGGCGTCCACCTGCAGGATGGTCACTGCCGGGAATGCCCGTGACAGCGCCACCACATCCAGGTCATGGCCCGGTGCCAGATAGAAGCTGGTCAGGTAGGTGGTCGGGAGCCCCTGCAGCGTGCCGGGTTGGAAGATCATGTAGAAGTTCGGCTGGAAGCTGTCCCAGTGCACGCTGCGCAGGCTGCTGACCCGTGCCTGGCGTTGCTGGCCGCCGATGTCGAAAGTCAGCAGGTCACCCAGTTGCAGCTTCAGGCTGTTGGCCAGTTCCGCCTCCACCGACACACCGGGGATTTCATCTTCGGCGGGCAACGCCTGCCACCAGTTGCCGCCTGTCAGTGCGTTGCCTTCGGGCAGTTCGGCCGCCCACGTCAGGCTGAGGTCGCGCTGAACGGCGCGCTCACCTGCCGAGTCCTTGCTGACCACCTGCTGCACCGGTTGCTCGTTGATTTTTACCAGGCGGCCGGGTGTCACCGGGTACAGCGGCGCCGAGGCGGCATTGACCTGCTGCAGGTGTTGGGCGAAGGGCTCACGATCATCCGGCAGGATGTTCAGGGCGAAATGGTTGGGTGCATCCTTGGGGAGCTGCGCTTGCCAGGTGTCGAGCAGTTCTGCGCGCAGCAGCGCGACCAGGGCCATGGCCAGCAGGATCAGGCCGAAGGCCAGGGCCTGGCCGGCAGCGGCCATGGGGTGGCGCAGCAGTTGGCCCAGCCCCAGTCGCCAGGTCAGTGGTGCCCCGGCCAGCAATTGGCGCAGGCTGCGCAAACCGAGCAGCAGCAGGCCGCCGAGCAGCAGAGCGGCGACCAGGCCGCCACCGAGCAGGGCGAAGGTGAGCAGCAGGTCGAGGCTCAGGCGCCACATGATCAGGCCCAGGGCGAACAGGGCCGCACCGTACACCAGCCAGCTGCTGGGCGGTATCGGCAGCAGGTCGCGGCGCAGCACGCGAAGCGGCGGTACCTGGCCCAGCGCGGCAATTGGCGGCAGGGCGAAACCGGCCAGGGCTACCAGCCCGGTAGCGATGCCGGCCAGGGCTGGGACGATGCCGCCTGCAGGCACCACGCTTGGCAACAGGCCATGCAGCAGGCGGAACAGGCCCAGTTGCGCCAGCCAGCCGAGCAGGGCGCCGGCCAGCGCGGCGACCAGGCCGAGCATGGCCAGCTGCAGGCAGTACAGGCCCAGTGCCTGGCGGCGCGAAAGGCCCAGGCAGCGCAGCAGGGCGCTGGCGTCCAGGCGGCGTGCGGCATAGCGGCTGGCCGACAGGGCCACGGCAACGCCTGCCAGCAGCACCGCCACCAGGCTGGCCATGTTCAGGTAGCGCTCGGCCTTGCCCAGCGCGCCGCCGACCTGCTGGTTGCCATCGCGGGTGTCGCGCAGGCGCTGGTTGGCGGCCAGGTCCTTTTTCAGTGCCCCGCGGTACTGGGCCAGCGCTTCGGCATCGCCGCGCCACAGGTCGCGGTAGGTGACCCGGCTGCCCGGCTGGACCACGCCGGTGGCTTGCAGGTCGGCCAGGTTCATCATTACCCGTGGGGTAAGGCTGTAGAAGTTGTTGGCGCGGTCCGGTTCGTAGGTCAGTACGCGGCTCATGCGCAGCGTCTTCATGCCCACGTCGATGCTGTCGCCAACCTTCAGCCCCAATGCCGCCAAAAGGCGTGGTTCGACCCATGCTTCGCCAGGTGCCGGGCCGCCGCCCGGGGTTTCTGTGGCATAGGGCTGCGCAGCACTGCGCACTTGCCCGCGCAATGGGTAGGCACCGTCGGCAGCCTTGACGCTGGACAGCTGGATGCCGTTGTCGCCGCCGACCACGCTGGTGAACTCGACGACCTGGGCGTGGCGCAGGCCCAGTGCCTTGCCGGCCTCGATCTGCTGGTCGCGGGCCGGGGCGCTGCCCTGCAGCACCAGGTCGGCACCAAGGAACTCGCTGGCGCGCAGTTGCATGGCGCCGTTGAGGCGGGCACCGAAATAGCCGATGGCAGTGCTGGCCGCGACCGCCACCAGCAGGGCGAAGAACAGCACGCGCACTTCGCTTGCGCGAATGTCGCGCAGCAGCTGGCGCAGGGCCAGGCCGCACAGGCGGGACAGCGGCATGTGGGTCATCAGGCCTCCGCCGGGGCCACCAGGCGGCCCGCATCCAGGCGAATCTGGCGGCGGCAGCGCCGGGCCAGGCGTTCGTCATGGGTAACCAGCACCAGGGTGGTGCCGCGCTCCTTGTTCAGTTCGAACAGCAAGTCGCTGATGCGTTCGCCGGTGTGGCTGTCGAGGTTGCCGGTGGGTTCGTCGGCAAACAGCACTGCCGGTTGCGCGGCGAAGGCGCGGGCGATGGCCACCCGTTGTTGTTCGCCGCCCGAAAGCTGGCGCGGAGTGTGGCTCAGGCGCTTGCCCAGACCGACCCGTTCGAGCAGGGTGCGCGCGTGTTCGCGGGCATCGCGGCGGCCATCCAGTTCCAGCGGCAGCATGACGTTCTCCAGGGCATTGAGGCTGTCGAGCAACTGGAACGACTGGAACACGAAACCCACATGTTCGGCGCGCACCCGCGCGCGCTGGTCTTCATCCAGCGGCCCCAGGTCGTGGCCAGCAAGGATGACCTTGCCGGCACTGGGCTGGTCGAGGCCGGCGAGCAGGCCGAGCAGGGTCGACTTGCCCGAACCCGAGGCGCCGACGATTGCCAGGCTGTCGCCTTGGGCCAGGTCGAGGGACAGGGCGTGCAGGATGGTCAGGTCACCTTCCGCGCTGGGGACCACTTTGCTAAGGTTCTGCGCAACGAGAATGCTGGGGCCCATGGAGAATCCGATGCGAGTGTGGTGGTTGAGTGCCGGTCTGGCCCTGTATTGCCTGGCCCAGAGCGCGGCGGCGGGAACACTGCTGGTTGTCGGCGATAGTATCAGCGCCGGTTTTGGCCTGGATACCCGCCAGGGCTGGGTTTCCCTGTTGCAGACCCGCCTGCGGGACGAAGGTTTCGACGACAAGGTGGTCAATGCATCGATCAGCGGCGACACCAGTGCAGGTGGCCAGGCGCGGCTGCCGGCGCTGCTTGCAGCGCACAAGCCGAGCCTGGTGGTACTGGAACTGGGCGGCAACGATGGCCTGCGTGGGCAGCCGCCAGCGCAATTGCAACAAAATCTTGCCTCGATGATCGAGAGCTCGCGCAAGGCCGGTGCCAAGGTGGTGCTGCTGGGCATGCGCCTGCCACCCAATTATGGCGTGCGCTACACCACCGCCTTCGCCCAGGTGTATGAGCAGCTGGCGACGGAAAAACAGGTGCCGCTGGTGCCGTTTTTCCTCGAGGGGGTAGGGGGCGTGCCTGAGTTGATGCAGGCGGATGGCATTCACCCGGCCCAGGCCGCCCAGCAGCGCCTGCTGGAAAATGCCTGGCCGGCGATAAAACCCTTGCTGTGACGCTTTAAACGGCGCCGGCTTTCGGCTAATGTTGCGCCCCCCGTTTCGAGTGCCACCGATGCCGCGCCCTGCCTGGTCCCTGTATGCCTACCAACTGATCGAGCCTGATGAGCAGCTCGACCTGTTCGCCTGCCAGGAAATCCGCGTCCACCTCGTGGCCCGCCAGCTGGAACTGGGCGTACCGGCCGATCGCACCTTGTGCGGTGGCCTGCTGCCGGCGCAACCGCGCTGGTCGGGGGTGCCGCGCTCGATCTACCGCGATGGCCGCCTGTGCGACCTGTGCCGCGCCATCCTCGATGCCCAGCGGCGCGGCATGCGCCCGGTGTGGCCAGAGCTGCAGGGCGGCTGAACGCCGCACCTTTCATCATCTGAAACGCTTGCATGGCGCCAATGCCTCCCGCTTGCATCGGCGCGGGTGTACAATCGATTCTCTTGACCCACCTTTCGAAGGATTTACCGGATGTTGCCGCGCTTTCCTGCCGTCACCCGTAGCCTGTCCCTGGCCGCCCTGCTGGTAGCAGGCCCCGCTGCTGCGCTGGAGCTGCCACTGCCACCACCCGGTGAAGACATCATCGGCCAGGTGCATGTGATCAAGGCAAAGTACGAGGACACGTTCGCCGATATCGGCACTGCCAACGACCTCGGCTACCTGGAAATGATCGCCGCCAACCCGGGCGTGGACCCGTGGTTGCCAGGTGCCGGCACCGAGATCATCCTGCCGACCCGCTACATCCTGCCGCCTGGCCCGCGTGAAGGCATCGTCATCAACCTGGCCGAATACCGTATGTACTACTTCCCGAAAGGGCAGAACGTGGTGCATACATTCCCGCTGGGCATCGGTCGTGAAGGCTGGGGTTCGCCGATCGCCAATACCAAGATCACTGCCAAGACGCCAAACCCGACCTGGACTCCGCCAGCGTCCATCCGTGCCGAGCACGCGGCTGACGGCGACATCCTGCCGAGCGTGGTGCCGGCTGGCCCGGACAACCCGCTGGGGCCGTTCAAGTTCACCCTCGGCGTGCCGGGCTACCTGATCCACGGTTCGAACAAGAAGTTCGGCATTGGCATGCGTACCAGCCACGGTTGCTTCCGCATGCTCAACAACAACGTGCTGGAACTGTCGAAGATGGTGCCGGTGGGTACGCCGGTGCGCATCATCAACGAGCCCTACAAGTTCGGTATCAGTGGTGGCAAGGTCTATCTGGAGGCGCACACGCCGCTGGACGACCAGGGTAATCCGTCGGTGGTCGATAAACACACTGCTGTTATCAATGCCTTGCTCAAGCGAGAAGACCTGGCC of the Pseudomonas asiatica genome contains:
- a CDS encoding MltF family protein, translating into MQRCWLIFLLMLGLTLTGPAHARVPGPQQNIAPAKVRDLQQIRTSQVLRVLVNQSRNSSGEVKGEPVGIEYYRLRALEHYLNARAADGQEIQLKLIPRAKEQLLGALARGEGDLAAPGELLDPAVVRGVSSSAPVLDQVPLLLVGRKGERSFSHVEQLSGRTVALTSASAAGPLIQQVNQQLALRKRAPIKVEWVDSTLAVEDVLEMVQAGIYHLTVVEQPIARRWARVMPRLRLDSRVKLGAPQAMRWYVRPDAPQLQATVDRFLQGYRAPDNQDAAFERIYRRQYRVHDPLASKNRQRLTALRAVLQKHGEAQQIDWLNLAALAFKESTLNPAARGTGGAHGLMQITPSAAQRVGVSNTATVDGNVQASARYLALIRRKFFASAKINERERMAFVLAAYNLGPERVQAMRAEARRRGLNGDQWFFQTERIAMEQVGMGPVNFVNSVNKYFVAFNRERAALERVAKR
- a CDS encoding methyl-accepting chemotaxis protein, which codes for MGAWLSNVSLKYKFWAVNAVAFVTTLLLVLYAVHLEQRARAEAAQAQAAAQAQLLAAWPAGQPLPRPANVISWSPGQTPTFAGEPLEALRNAQGWVELPAARLLGNNPLQGAQVLRNGDQQMAVLAQSPSLRQVFFDRFSNYAVCVLILMLAMLGASQLLIRFLLSQLNTLKDVMLHVEKTGDLSARVPLACGDEVGQMAGAFNAMQATYHRVVSTVAHTAAQLDSGAARLAASMSDVRHGMLGQQSETDQAATAINEMSATVHHIAQHAGATRDLSQTADALAGSGQEVVSRVQDSISGLSSGVQQTAEMIRQLAEDSQKINGVVSVIHSIAEQTNLLALNAAIEAARAGDLGRGFAVVADEVRNLAKRVQNSTDEITTMVSALQSGTRDAVEFMQESSYKADDCVRQAQEAGEALAEITGAVAQMRESNTQIAVAAEQQSQVAEEMNRAVVSIRDVTEQTVQQTVGSATTSSELATLAGELNKAIGQLKL
- a CDS encoding arylesterase, with the protein product MRVWWLSAGLALYCLAQSAAAGTLLVVGDSISAGFGLDTRQGWVSLLQTRLRDEGFDDKVVNASISGDTSAGGQARLPALLAAHKPSLVVLELGGNDGLRGQPPAQLQQNLASMIESSRKAGAKVVLLGMRLPPNYGVRYTTAFAQVYEQLATEKQVPLVPFFLEGVGGVPELMQADGIHPAQAAQQRLLENAWPAIKPLL
- a CDS encoding DoxX family protein, which encodes MNNATLNALFSTRAGAGLSVIRILVGIIFIAHGAQKLFGMFGGYGLEGTGQWMESIGLAPGYLMALLSGSAEFFGGLALVIGLLARPAALVLAVTLVVAILSVHIGNGLFMSNNGYEFGLALLAGTVAVLIEGAGRFSLDRLIAR
- the greB gene encoding transcription elongation factor GreB → MSTNIITTEGHEALKKELDHLWRVYRPEITQKVTWAASLGDRSENADYQYNKKLLREIDRRVRYLRKRLEDVKVVAYSPQQEGKVFFGAWVEIENDEGETMKFRIVGYDEIYGRNDYISIDSPMARALLKKEEGDEVVVHTPTGEATWYVNNISYGQ
- a CDS encoding ABC transporter permease, with the protein product MTHMPLSRLCGLALRQLLRDIRASEVRVLFFALLVAVAASTAIGYFGARLNGAMQLRASEFLGADLVLQGSAPARDQQIEAGKALGLRHAQVVEFTSVVGGDNGIQLSSVKAADGAYPLRGQVRSAAQPYATETPGGGPAPGEAWVEPRLLAALGLKVGDSIDVGMKTLRMSRVLTYEPDRANNFYSLTPRVMMNLADLQATGVVQPGSRVTYRDLWRGDAEALAQYRGALKKDLAANQRLRDTRDGNQQVGGALGKAERYLNMASLVAVLLAGVAVALSASRYAARRLDASALLRCLGLSRRQALGLYCLQLAMLGLVAALAGALLGWLAQLGLFRLLHGLLPSVVPAGGIVPALAGIATGLVALAGFALPPIAALGQVPPLRVLRRDLLPIPPSSWLVYGAALFALGLIMWRLSLDLLLTFALLGGGLVAALLLGGLLLLGLRSLRQLLAGAPLTWRLGLGQLLRHPMAAAGQALAFGLILLAMALVALLRAELLDTWQAQLPKDAPNHFALNILPDDREPFAQHLQQVNAASAPLYPVTPGRLVKINEQPVQQVVSKDSAGERAVQRDLSLTWAAELPEGNALTGGNWWQALPAEDEIPGVSVEAELANSLKLQLGDLLTFDIGGQQRQARVSSLRSVHWDSFQPNFYMIFQPGTLQGLPTTYLTSFYLAPGHDLDVVALSRAFPAVTILQVDALLDQLRSILAQVTLAVEYVLLFVLAAGLAVLFAGLQATLDERIRQGALLRALGAARPLLVKARRIEFGLLGAASGLLAAFGCELITLVLYRYAFDLQWSPHVWLLLLPLAGALLVGGAGVLGTRRALNASPLAVLREG
- a CDS encoding ABC transporter ATP-binding protein, which encodes MGPSILVAQNLSKVVPSAEGDLTILHALSLDLAQGDSLAIVGASGSGKSTLLGLLAGLDQPSAGKVILAGHDLGPLDEDQRARVRAEHVGFVFQSFQLLDSLNALENVMLPLELDGRRDAREHARTLLERVGLGKRLSHTPRQLSGGEQQRVAIARAFAAQPAVLFADEPTGNLDSHTGERISDLLFELNKERGTTLVLVTHDERLARRCRRQIRLDAGRLVAPAEA
- a CDS encoding L,D-transpeptidase family protein, with protein sequence MLPRFPAVTRSLSLAALLVAGPAAALELPLPPPGEDIIGQVHVIKAKYEDTFADIGTANDLGYLEMIAANPGVDPWLPGAGTEIILPTRYILPPGPREGIVINLAEYRMYYFPKGQNVVHTFPLGIGREGWGSPIANTKITAKTPNPTWTPPASIRAEHAADGDILPSVVPAGPDNPLGPFKFTLGVPGYLIHGSNKKFGIGMRTSHGCFRMLNNNVLELSKMVPVGTPVRIINEPYKFGISGGKVYLEAHTPLDDQGNPSVVDKHTAVINALLKREDLANNLRMNWDMVRDVVAAEDGMPVEIAVPTENQGGAPMVSSIPPELQ
- a CDS encoding TatD family hydrolase, which codes for MQLIDIGVNLTNSSFHDQQAAIVERALEAGVTQMVLTGTSLAVSEQALELCQQLDASGAHLFATAGVHPHDAKTWDAGSERQLRQLLSEPRVRAVGECGLDFNRDFSPRPLQEKALEAQLALAAELRLPVFLHERDASERLLAILKDYRDHLTGAVVHCFTGERDALFAYLDMDLHIGITGWICDERRGTHLHPLVGNIAEGRLMLESDAPYLLPRSLRPKPKNGRNEPAFLPEVLREVALHRGESTEHTAAHTTATARAFFQLP